Proteins from a genomic interval of Stigmatopora nigra isolate UIUO_SnigA chromosome 19, RoL_Snig_1.1, whole genome shotgun sequence:
- the LOC144212452 gene encoding neuroligin-3-like — protein sequence MWPATFQDHLPPARPLWRPGGGGAVAHCALLWWIFCSGWSSGRATSQKFYPTVTTQLGKLRGLRVPVPSEVLRPVDQYLGVPYAAPPVGDKRFAPPDQPSPWSGVRNATHFMPVCPQNIHSTVPEIMMPIWFTYNLDTVASYIQDQSEDCLYLNIYAPTEEGSQHKKKGASFSHVETHISEDIRDSEARPVMVYIHGGSYMEGTGNTMDGSVLASYGNVVVVTLNYRIGILGFLSTGDQAAKGNYGLLDQIQALRWISKNIGYFGGDPGRITVFGSGIGASCVSLLTLSHHSEGLFHRAIIQSGSALSSWAVNYQPVKYTRALAERVGCNVLDTVDMVSCLQKKSAKELVEQEIQPAQYRVAFGPVIDGDVIPDDPEILMEQGEFLNYDIMLGVNQGEGLRFVENVMDLEDGVSGSDFDFVVSDFVDSLYGYPEGKDTLRETIKFMYTDWADKDNPETRRKTLVALFTDHQWVEPSVVTADLHARYGSPTYFYAFYHHCQSPMKPVWSDSAHGDEVPYVFGVPMIGPTDLFPCNFSRNDIMLSAVVMTYWTNFAKSGDPNKPVPQDTKFIHTKANRFEEVAWSKYDPYDQLYLHIGLKPRIRDHYRATKVAFWKHLVPHLYNLHDMFHYTSTTTRASPLEPTLSSGKRSGGTARPPASTGFNGGGDEEGGREMGPLIMPNPRDYSTELSVTIAVGASLLFLNVLAFAALYYRKDKRSRQERLQRASSPRRDAKGNNASATVTDESLSRNQCEAPRNPVHVSPSPDYNQRRAPDDIPLMTSNNISTIPNSLMGLSNMSPYSTFPAGYGSTGLPGTHSTTRV from the exons ATGTGGCCGGCTACGTTTCAAGACCATCTGCCGCCCGCGCGCCCGCTCTGGCGGCCGGGGGGCGGCGGCGCCGTCGCCCACTGCGCCCTGCTCTGGTGGATCTTCTGCTCCGGCTGGTCGTCGGGCCGGGCCACCAGCCAAAAGTTCTACCCGACGGTCACCACCCAGTTGGGGAAGCTGCGGGGCCTGAGGGTACCCGTTCCCAGCGAGGTGCTGCGACCCGTGGACCAGTACCTGGGGGTGCCCTACGCCGCCCCGCCAGTGGGAGACAAGCGCTTTGCGCCCCCGGATCAGCCCAGCCCCTGGTCGGGCGTCAGGAACGCCACCCACTTCATGCCGGTGTGCCCGCAGAACATCCACAGCACGGTGCCGGAGATCATGATGCCCATCTGGTTCACCTACAACTTGGATACGGTGGCCTCGTACATCCAAGACCAGAGCGAGGACTGCTTATATCTCAACATCTACGCCCCCACCGAGGAAG GGAGCCAGCACAAGAAAAAAGGGGCGTCCTTTTCTCATGTTGAGACTCATATTTCAGAAG ATATAAGGGACTCGGAAGCCCGACCCGTGATGGTGTACATCCACGGAGGCTCCTACATGGAAGGCACGGGCAACACCATGGACGGAAGCGTGCTGGCCAGCTACGGGAACGTGGTGGTGGTCACGCTCAACTACAGAATTGGAATATTAG GCTTCCTGAGTACCGGAGACCAGGCGGCCAAAGGGAATTACGGCCTCCTGGATCAGATTCAGGCGCTGCGCTGGATCAGCAAGAACATCGGCTACTTTGGAGGAGACCCGGGCCGGATCACGGTTTTCGGATCCGGAATCGGGGCTTCCTGCGTCAGCCTGCTGACGCTCTCTCACCACTCCGAAG GTCTGTTCCACCGAGCCATCATCCAGAGCGGCTCGGCGCTCTCCAGCTGGGCGGTCAACTACCAACCGGTCAAGTACACCCGCGCGCTGGCCGAGAGAGTGGGCTGCAACGTGCTGGACACGGTGGACATGGTCTCCTGCCTGCAGAAGAAGAGCGCCAAGGAGCTGGTGGAGCAGGAGATCCAGCCGGCCCAGTACCGCGTGGCCTTCGGGCCGGTCATCGACGGCGACGTGATCCCCGACGACCCCGAGATCCTGATGGAGCAGGGCGAGTTCCTCAACTACGACATCATGCTGGGCGTCAACCAGGGCGAGGGCCTGCGCTTCGTGGAGAACGTGATGGACCTGGAGGACGGCGTGTCGGGCAGCGACTTTGACTTTGTGGTGTCCGACTTTGTGGACAGCCTGTACGGCTACCCGGAGGGCAAGGACACGCTGCGGGAGACCATCAAGTTCATGTACACCGACTGGGCCGACAAGGACAACCCGGAGACGCGGCGCAAGACCCTGGTGGCCCTGTTCACCGACCACCAGTGGGTGGAGCCCTCGGTGGTGACGGCCGACCTGCACGCCCGCTACGGCTCGCCCACCTACTTCTACGCCTTCTACCACCACTGCCAGAGCCCCATGAAGCCCGTGTGGTCGGACTCGGCGCACGGGGACGAGGTGCCTTACGTCTTTGGCGTGCCCATGATCGGCCCCACCGACCTGTTCCCCTGCAACTTCTCCCGCAACGACATCATGCTGAGCGCCGTGGTCATGACGTATTGGACCAACTTTGCCAAGAGCGG gGATCCCAACAAACCGGTACCCCAGGACACCAAGTTCATCCACACCAAGGCCAACCGCTTCGAGGAGGTGGCCTGGTCCAAGTACGACCCCTACGACCAGCTGTACCTGCACATCGGGCTGAAGCCCCGCATCCGAGACCACTACCGCGCCACCAAGGTGGCCTTCTGGAAGCACCTGGTCCCGCACCTCTACAACCTCCACGACATGTTCCATTacaccagcaccaccaccagGGCGTCTCCGCTGGAGCCCACCCTGTCGTCGGGTAAACGATCTGGCGGCACGGCCCGTCCTCCCGCCTCCACGGGCTTTAACGGCGGTGGCGACGAAGAGGGCGGGAGGGAGATGGGCCCCCTGATCATGCCCAACCCCAGAGATTACTCCACGGAGCTGAGCGTGACCATCGCCGTGGGGGCCTCCCTGCTCTTCCTCAACGTGCTGGCTTTCGCCGCCCTCTACTACCGCAAAGACAAACGCAGCCGTCAGGAGAGGTTGCAGCGGGCCAGCAGCCCCCGGCGCGACGCCAAGGGCAACAACGCGTCCGCCACGGTGACGGACGAGAGCCTGTCCAGGAACCAGTGCGAGGCCCCCCGCAATCCCGTGCACGTGTCCCCCAGCCCGGACTACAACCAGCGTCGGGCCCCCGACGACATCCCGCTGATGACGTCCAACAACATCAGCACCATCCCCAACTCGCTGATGGGTCTCTCCAACATGAGCCCCTACAGCACCTTCCCGGCCGGCTACGGCTCGACGGGCCTGCCCGGCACCCACTCCACCACGCGGGTATAA